A single region of the Candidatus Neomarinimicrobiota bacterium genome encodes:
- a CDS encoding glycoside hydrolase family 36 protein, with protein sequence MSWASQKVFQSLVITIAAIMIATTCTRQRPVALQVDGGMISLEFDDQLHSRIVSRLGEEPLVLGDMTPSEFITVGGRAHKDFQLADHTATEGEDEIGKLRVYHIKGSSPSLNKEITITSYDDFPTMLVLQVTYTNPGDTELAIDSWTNHHYGFSTGGSRANPPFWSYQGGSYGWGNDWVKPLTKGFRQENYMGMNHEDYGGGTPVIDVWRPDVGLAVGHLELVPKLVSLPVAMPRARQATVEITLQQSVTLKPGESLTTFRTFVAVHRGDHFRILTDYGRFMVHQGIKFKEPPPDAYGTIWCAWGYERGFTMEQFRNTLPKVKDLGLDWAVLDYGWEKIEGDFVLDKVMFPEGDASMRKLVADIHAAGAKAKLWWMPLSAEPRTQLLKDHPDYLLLNEDGTPRNIEFWKSYFLCPAYPPVWELARQQVITMLKTWGWEGLKIDGNHLNSVPPCYNPAHNHAYPEESVEMLPAFHKMIYETALSINPEAVIEICPCGTNYSFYLLPYMNQAVASDPVSSWMIRQKGKTIKALSGSKVVFYGDHVELSDGKEDFAATVGIGGVIGTKFTWPVGVHVSRESGDISLTPEKEAKWARWIRIYKDKMLPLGTYRGDLYDIGYDRPEAHAISKDGRMYYAFYADQYAGEVELRGLEDKTYQVYDYVNENDLGPVTGAVGKLEVEFHASLLLEVTPQ encoded by the coding sequence ATGTCGTGGGCTTCACAGAAGGTATTTCAATCACTGGTAATCACTATCGCGGCTATAATGATAGCCACGACCTGCACACGACAGAGGCCGGTGGCTCTACAGGTGGACGGGGGCATGATCAGCCTTGAATTCGACGATCAGCTGCACAGCCGGATTGTTTCCAGGCTTGGTGAGGAACCTCTTGTGCTGGGTGACATGACACCATCGGAATTCATCACCGTGGGCGGTAGGGCCCACAAGGATTTCCAGCTTGCAGACCACACAGCCACAGAAGGTGAGGATGAGATCGGCAAGCTGAGGGTATATCACATCAAAGGGTCCTCCCCGTCTTTAAACAAAGAGATCACCATTACCAGCTACGACGATTTTCCAACCATGTTGGTCCTCCAAGTGACCTATACCAATCCGGGAGACACCGAGCTTGCCATAGATAGCTGGACCAATCATCATTATGGCTTCTCCACCGGTGGCAGTAGGGCGAATCCTCCTTTCTGGTCTTACCAGGGGGGTTCCTACGGTTGGGGCAACGATTGGGTCAAGCCACTGACGAAGGGTTTCCGCCAGGAAAATTACATGGGGATGAACCACGAGGACTACGGTGGTGGAACCCCGGTGATAGACGTGTGGCGGCCGGATGTGGGCCTGGCCGTGGGGCATCTGGAGCTGGTGCCGAAACTGGTCTCGCTGCCGGTAGCCATGCCGCGTGCCCGGCAGGCTACGGTGGAAATCACTTTACAGCAGTCAGTTACCCTCAAACCCGGTGAGAGCCTGACTACCTTCCGGACTTTCGTTGCAGTCCACCGCGGAGACCATTTCCGAATCCTGACCGACTACGGCCGATTCATGGTGCACCAGGGGATCAAGTTCAAGGAGCCCCCACCGGACGCTTACGGGACCATCTGGTGTGCCTGGGGCTACGAGCGAGGCTTCACCATGGAGCAGTTTCGTAACACCCTGCCCAAGGTGAAGGATCTGGGCCTGGACTGGGCGGTATTGGATTACGGCTGGGAGAAGATTGAGGGCGATTTCGTGCTCGACAAAGTCATGTTCCCGGAGGGTGATGCCAGCATGCGCAAATTAGTGGCGGACATCCATGCCGCCGGCGCGAAGGCCAAGTTGTGGTGGATGCCCCTATCCGCCGAGCCCCGCACCCAACTGCTCAAGGACCATCCCGATTACCTGCTGCTCAATGAAGACGGCACCCCCCGGAACATCGAGTTCTGGAAGTCCTATTTTCTCTGTCCGGCCTACCCTCCGGTTTGGGAGCTCGCCCGACAGCAGGTGATCACTATGCTCAAGACCTGGGGTTGGGAGGGGCTGAAGATTGACGGCAACCACCTCAACAGTGTGCCGCCCTGCTACAATCCGGCCCATAACCATGCCTATCCTGAGGAATCGGTTGAAATGCTGCCGGCCTTCCACAAGATGATCTACGAGACCGCCCTGTCTATCAATCCGGAAGCGGTGATTGAGATTTGCCCCTGTGGGACCAACTACTCCTTCTACCTTCTGCCGTATATGAACCAGGCAGTGGCTTCGGACCCGGTCAGTTCCTGGATGATCCGGCAAAAAGGGAAGACCATCAAAGCCCTCTCCGGCTCCAAGGTGGTCTTCTACGGTGACCACGTGGAGCTCAGCGACGGCAAGGAGGATTTCGCCGCCACGGTGGGAATCGGCGGGGTGATCGGCACCAAGTTCACCTGGCCTGTCGGCGTGCATGTTTCTAGGGAAAGCGGCGACATCAGTCTGACACCGGAGAAGGAGGCCAAGTGGGCCAGGTGGATCAGGATCTATAAGGACAAAATGCTGCCCCTGGGGACTTACCGGGGCGATCTTTATGATATCGGGTATGACCGGCCTGAAGCCCACGCCATCAGCAAGGATGGCCGGATGTACTACGCTTTCTATGCCGATCAATATGCCGGTGAGGTCGAACTGCGCGGGCTGGAAGACAAGACTTACCAGGTTTACGACTATGTGAATGAGAATGACCTGGGCCCGGTGACCGGTGCGGTAGGGAAGCTGGAGGTTGAGTTTCACGCTTCTCTCCTGCTGGAGGTCACCCCTCAGTAG